A region of Micropterus dolomieu isolate WLL.071019.BEF.003 ecotype Adirondacks linkage group LG01, ASM2129224v1, whole genome shotgun sequence DNA encodes the following proteins:
- the ift74 gene encoding intraflagellar transport protein 74 homolog, protein MTSQRPPSSMGRPVSRSGSVVPVAGRPPTAIRPPPTALRVATGMVPGTSGHPGMRGGIPIATPGVLSAQIKVTERPVTQQGLSGMKTGMKGPQRQILDKSYYLGLLRSKINELTTETSKLHKEIDNYNQENSVYLSYEKRAEGLAVEIKDLQGQLADYNMLVDKLNTNTEMEEMISDYNTLKAQNDREAESIDSIFTERREREESIRAIEEEIRRERRVADEVVQAMPATKQEKYFTMTATNEELLEELTVLQEELDILITRKEDYEVELAHSHIKQEVVRLHETLSALEVKRDTMEAEHKSQGSPQEEREKLFKQVKEDNQEIASMERQLTEIRDRTVQISEEIRQLEQDSEDAQGECQQKYKELKKKEEEIDRYLESFEESRPQEQEKISQSQENIVSLLEHCSRHMLRLRQVDTVTASELRNIQEVLVSKETEMVQSESTARGLTTESQRLQQDLEKVQQLEGKITGELSTLKERVSTMESELHTYRDLDTVRHTADEKKKRLQQDRVLLTQRLDSFRQLLKELNQNYEALKTKLQENETHAQLANLERKWQHLEQNNFVMKEFIASKTQESDYDSVAKSVLQQVSEYNKSLIDLQNNRG, encoded by the exons ATGACAAGCCAGCGCCCTCCCTCCAGCATGGGCCGCCCAGTTAGTCGCAGTGGATCTGTGGTCCCTGTTGCTGGAAGACCCCCAACGGCCATCCGACCTCCTCCTACAGCTTTACGTGTTGCAACTGGG ATGGTTCCAGGTACAAGTGGTCATCCTGGAATGAGGGGCGGCATCCCCATCGCCACCCCTGGAGTCCTGTCAGCACAGATCAAAGTGACTGAAAGGCCTGTGACCCAACAGGGGCTCAGTGGGATGAAGACTGGGATGAAAG GACCTCAGAGACAGATTCTGGATAAGTCCTACTACTTGGGCCTTCTTAG GAGTAAGATCAACGAGTTAACCACAGAGACCAGCAAACTACACAAAGAGATTGACAACTACAACCAGGAGAACTCAGTTTATCTTTCCTATGAGAAGAG AGCCGAAGGCCTGGCTGTAGAGATTAAGGATCTACAAGGCCAGCTTGCTGACTACAACATG CTGGTGGACAAGCTCAACACCAACACAGAGATGGAGGAAATGATCAGCGACTACAACACT TTGAAAGCCCAGAATGACAGAGAGGCCGAAAGCATTGATAGCATCTTCACTGAGAGGCGAGA GAGAGAGGAGTCAATCAGGGCGATCGAAGAAGAGATCAGGAGAGAAAGGCGGGTTGCTGACGAGGTTGTCCAGGCAATGCCGGCTACAAAGCAAGAGAAGTATTTCACCATGACAGCAACAAATGAAGAACTGCTGGAG GAGCTAACTGTTCTCCAGGAGGAGCTGGACATCCTGATAACCAGGAAGGAGGACTATGAAGTA GAGCTGGCCCACTCTCACATAAAGCAGGAAGTGGTTCGGCTTCATGAGACTCTGTCAGCGCTGGAGGTGAAACGTGACACCATGGAGGCTGAGCACAAAAGCCAGGGCTCCCCACAGGAGGAAAGGgagaaattatttaaacag GTGAAGGAGGATAACCAGGAAATTGCCAGCATGGAGAGACA GCTTACAGAGATCAGGGATAGGACCGTACAAATCTCAGAGGAGATACGGCAGCTGGAGCAGGACTCAGAGGACGCACAGG GAGAGTGTCAGCAGAAATACAAAGaactgaagaagaaagaggaggaaattgACC GGTACCTGGAGTCATTTGAGGAGTCCAGGCCTCAGGAGCAAGAGAAGATATCACAGAGCCAGGAGAACATCGTCTCCCTCCTGGAACACTGCAGCAGG CACATGCTGCGGCTACGTCAGGTGGATACAGTGACAGCCAGTGAACTGAGGAACATCCAGGAAGTGCTGGTCAGCAAGGAGACGGAGATGGTCCAATCAGAGAGCACTGCCAGAGGGCTGACAACTG AGTCCCAGCGTCTGCAGCAGGACCTGGAGAAGGTGCAGCAGCTGGAGGGTAAAATCACAGGTGAGCTCAGCACCCTGAAGGAGCGTGTCAGCACCATGGAGTCTGAGCTGCACACCTACCGAGACCTGGACACTGTGAGGCACACAGCGGACGAGAAGAAAAAG AGACTACAGCAGGACCGAGTATTGCTGACTCAGCGTCTGGATTCATTCAGACAGCTGTTGAAGGAACTGAACCAGAATTATGAAGCTCTGAAGACCAAACTGCAAGAAAACGAGACTCACGCTCAG CTGGCTAACCTTGAGAGGAAATGGCAACACTTGGAGCAGAACAACTTTGTAATGAAAGAGT TCATCGCCTCGAAAACTCAGGAGAGTGACTACGACTCAGTGGCCAAGAGCGTCCTCCAACAAGTGTCAGAGTACAATAAGAGTCTTATAGACTTGCAGAACAACAGGGGTTAA
- the LOC123978736 gene encoding LOW QUALITY PROTEIN: leucine-rich repeat-containing protein 19-like (The sequence of the model RefSeq protein was modified relative to this genomic sequence to represent the inferred CDS: deleted 2 bases in 1 codon), whose product MVKYFSCFVAGIAWTTSSATRLSLLISSSIALIDSSLLHSKHSSVVRIMERCRQPLLLLWLTAVVAMNILGSNASVVEEDKLQVKNLTNHLLQVIPHCDNSSSVTKLVIERSLITLNKADRLALASYSRLVELHLDGNLVTTIPAKYFSVVPHLRVLSLSQNKISSLDPESFSGLDALTKLDLSHNLLTNLHTQLFRRLNNLQVLNLQENPWNCSSLLLSNIRDVKETGVTIGGPQVTCASPENLAERDFGEQKPPAPVHSQSWGSSTMLKTTLTSTKNHNIDKDQTPVLGNTWKFTACVAALALSTTMLIVCAIKGPSWYKLFHNYRHQRLHQEDEEEDVMSTALSEACTNHQTFTFEQENGQMEDDGYFEDPYIRRE is encoded by the exons ATGGTGAAATACTTCTCTTGCTTTGTAGCCGGCATTGCCTGGACAACCTCGTCAGCAACCCGCCTTTCTCTCCTGATCTCTTCTTCGATCGCCCTGATTGACTCCTCTCTCCTGCACAGCAAACACAGCAGCGTG GTTAGGATAATGGAAAGGTGCCGGCAACCACTTCTACTGCTGTGGTTGACTGCAGTGGTAGCAATGAATATACTGGGAAGTAATGCTTCGGTTGTGGAAGAAGACAAACTG CAGGTCAAGAATTTGACCAACCATCTTCTGCAAGTTATTCCTCATTGTGACAACAGCTCCTCTGTTACTAAACTGGTGATTGAGCGGAGCCTGATTACCTTGAATAAGGCTGACAGACTAGCCCTGGCTAGTTACTCCAGACTGGTAGAACTCCACCTGGATGGTAACCTGGTGACCACTATACCAGCCAAGTACTTCTCTGTGGTACCACACCTCAgagtgctgtctctgtcccagaACAAAATCAGCAG CCTGGACCCAGAGTCTTTCTCTGGCCTAGATGCCCTGACAAAGCTGGATCTGTCCCACAACCTGCTGACAAATCTCCATACACAGCTATTCAGACGGCTAAATAATCTACAG GTGCTGAATCTACAGGAAAACCCCTGGAATTGTTCCAGTCTGCTGCTGAGCAATATTAGAGATGTCAAAGAAACAGGAGTTACAATTG GGGGACCACAAGTCACCTGTGCTTCTCCAGAAAATCTGGCTGAgagagattttggggaacaaaaaCCACCAGCACCCGTCCACTCTCAGTCTTGGGGCTCATCCACTATGCTGAAGACCACATTGACATCAACAAAAAACCACAACATTGACAAAG ACCAGACACCTGTGCTTGGCAACACATGGAAGTTCACAGCATGTGTTGCAGCCTTAGCGCTAAGCACCACCATGCTCATCGTATGTGCCATAAAGGGGCCTTCCTGGTACAAACTCTTCCACAACTATCGTCACCAGAGACTGCATcaagaagatgaggaggaggacgtTATGTCAACAGCCCTGTCAGAGGCCTGTACC AACCATCAAACATTCACCTTCGAGCAAGAGAATGGGCAGATGGAGGATGATGGGTATTTTGAGGATCCATACATCAGGAGGGAATag